From Salarias fasciatus chromosome 8, fSalaFa1.1, whole genome shotgun sequence:
CTGGATCGTGTTCCTTCCCGGCTGGCACACGTGTTTCAAGTGCAGGGGTTTGTGGGAGGTCTTGTTGTCGCCGCGCTCGATGGTGAGCGGCGTGGCGTTCACGCTGACTTGGACCGACGCCGGCCAGTTGGTGTTCATCTGACGGTCTTCGTGGTGGTAGCACTTAAACTGGAGCTCCAAGTCCGACCTGCAGAAATTCATTTTCACTTATTTACAAAATAATCTCTGCTGTAAGATTGCATGAAAACAGGTAACAAGAGAACGAGgctaaattaaaacaatttcaggACTGATAATAATTCAGTCATTACTCTCATGGATAATTAAAGATAATTATTGTTTTTAGAGTAAtctaaaatagaaaatacacaTGTGGTTGACCCTTAAGAATAAAGGTGGTTTTCTTCTTAGGATTGCTTCAACTATTCTTCGATTCATCTTATATACAGCTTATCCAGCTTATGGTCACGGCGTGCTGGAGCTGATCAAAGCCGGCTATGAGCAAAAGAAGGCTACACCCTGGTCAAATCGCCATCGCAGggcacacacagggagacagaccatcacagccaTTTTTGAGtgttagaagagaaaaaaaaactacctgaATAAagcacacaggaagaacatgcaagctgACAGAAAGGagaaccactacaccactgtgagGTCTGAATACGACCGTAAAAATCTCTCCCAGTTGTTGTCAGCTTCATTTGTTCCTCCGGCACAGTATTGTAACCAGTGTCTAAATTTAAACAGCTTTTCTCTTATTTACTATTATCTCTCGTTGTAAATCTTGCATTTCAGACTAACTGACAGCTCTAGTCCAAATGTTTATTCTACATTCAAGTAATGTTTATGGTTCCTGGAAAAGCTTCATTATGGCAGAGGTAGGAGCTGGATTTATTTACAAAGTGAAATGCCACCCGTCAACAAAAAGGCCACCGTGATAAAGGTAAAACTAACACTTCCAAAATACGCTGCGCTGGGTGTTATATTCGTTCTGTGTTCGGTGTCTTACCTCCACATGAGCGTCTGGTGTACGGAGGGCCGTAAGTGAAAGACGTGGTTGCTCACGGCCAAGTTGTGCTCTAGCCTGAAGGGCTCTAGGACGACCCCGTCCCTCACTGGGAACGTCAGACGCAGCTCCTCGTTGTGGTTGGCTGTATTCGTACAAAGGAGACCATTTCTGAGTGTTTTAAAGAAAACCCTTCGAAGATGCAAGTCGCTCTGATTTGCTCAGTGactgacctggaggaggagggagcgccGTGATATTTGGTTTGATGTCAGGGGGGAAGGGTGGCTTCACATCCTGGTTTGGCGACAGGTACGGTGGGATGTTACTGCCAGGGGTCATCGGAGGGGTGGGGTTGCCTGGCACTGGGGAGTGGGGGTAGTTACCCACTGGTCTGGGAGGCTGGATACAAGATAAAATGTTAGATTTGTGCAACAACAAACGGTAAATCCAAGGAAACGAACTGTACTACAGAAGCTTGACTCACCCCATTCATGTTCCCCTGGCTGTACTGATACCCACTCCCAGAGAAGTTATTCGTTTGGCCGTTGAAAGGTGGCTCCTGCTGCAAtttgaaaaacaagacaaaacacatGAAGTGCCTTGATATCATGGCATATACCACAGTGTTCCAACAGTCCTCAATCATCACAAATTAAATCAATAGCTTTGACGTTGTACCTTATAGTACTGGCCCATGGCGCCGCTGGGTGGTGGGTACtggccctgcagctgctgccctGGCATCCTCTGGCCGGGGTAGTTCGGGGACGGCAGCGGCCTGGAGGCGTTGGGTGTGGGGTACTGCCCCTGCTGGTTTGGGAACTGGCTGTTTGGTCCATACTGCTGCCCGCCGTAGTTTGGCTGTGGATCCAGTGTCGACAGCATGTTGTTAAACACTAAGAAGAGGATGCATGTTGACGGCGCAGCTGTTGGACTCATGTTCACTCACCTCCCCGGGGTACGGCCTTTTCATGCCCTGCATACCCATGCCCTGCGGCCGGGGCCCCGCATAGCCTTGCTGGGGCATCCTTTGGCTGTGGGCCCCAAATGGCCCCATGCCTTGGCCCCTGGGTTGGTTCATCCCCATCGGAGGCCCACTCATGTTGGATGCATTCATGCCCGTGCCCATGTTTccagggagggacggagggccGCGGGGGCCTGGCTGGTTCATGAACTGGCTGTTGTACGCCTGGTTTGGTCCCATCTGGAAAGAGGAACTCATCTGGAAGAGAAAAGGGCTCGATCAGCCGTCTCAGCCTTTACTGTCAATGTAGCAAATCTGAAACAAGTCTATTACACAGCTCACAATCGTCACGCTgcaaaaagagacaaaaggtTATAACACACTGTGTGTTAGCTTTTGTTGTAAGTGAACGTGGTATTCTACTATCACTACTTTGTCTAATCATTCACCCTTCACAATGATTTCCACTTGTTCAGCAATAACCCTCAATCCACTATTGTTAGTATGGAAATAATTCTACCTAAAGGCTCAAAGCATTGAGTGTGTTGTGTAGATATTACAGTGATTCCCCTGATGCATTCTGCCTTACCGGTCCGTATTGGTTCATGTCCTTGTTCTGGGTCTCCTGCAGGGCAGCGACAGTTGCTGTGGCAGTGGCGGTCGCcgtggcggcggcagcagcgacggcggcggcggcggctgcggccGCGGGCTGCGTGAAGTCCGACGGAGGACGGGAGTGCGGAGGGATGCCCATTCCACCCGGTCCTGCATTCGGCCCCCCGGGGTAACTGGAAGAAAAGGTTCAAACACATTAAGCCACATTGAAAAATAACCTCTAAATTGATTGAATTTAATGGCGATGATCCACTGTCTACTCACTTGCCGCCgaagcctcctcctccggggTAGTTCGGCCGACCGTACATACCCTGCTGGATGTAGCTCTGGTTGGAGTTTCCCTTGTTGGGGAACTGCTGCTGCGGGCCGGGGAACTGACCGGAGTTCATCCCCGGATTGTTACCAGACATCCCCGAGCCCATCGGGTTCCCCCCGGGGTTCATGGGATTGTTGCTGTTCGCCATAGGATTGCCCAACACCTGCTCAGACGAAAACACAGAATGAAACCATCCAACAAAAGAATGGTTCACACAGCGAGATGCAAAAAGAGCCAGAAGTTGGAAACTAATTACAAAGACAATATTAGCATATCTGGTGATCCCGACGATCTTAAAGTCTCACGATGATGAAACGTTTTGCGGCGCCGCTGCAGAAATGAGAGTCTGCGCGGCGTGCTCAGACAGGTGCGAGCGCTCACCTGACTCTGTGAAGTGTTGGTCACACCCCAGACGGTGGTCACCACAGACACCGAGCCTGGCGGCTGATTGGTGTTCTGTTGCCAGGGAACTGAGTCGTAGGGAAAAGACCCATCTCTGCGCAGGatagatggaaaaaaacaaacaaaaacacgttttttttaaagaaaaggaaagaaacacaTCATTGTTGTTCTTCCTCCTAATAAGCATGTAATTATTATTTCTATTCACGAATGTCTGAGGCCCGGCTGGTCACTGTTGACTGTGCTACAAGCAGTTTGTCTGGCAGTTTGTCTCGCCGCTGATCCATAAGGAACACTGGGCTTCACATGGAGAGGAAGGGCTTTCCCCAAGAGTCCGGCCTGTCTGTTCACacacccgacacacacacaaacacgcgccGAACGCGAGCCAAAAAGCACAGCAGTGCGAACACTGACCCGTGCGAGAGGCCGGGCTTCATGGAGCTCATGGGGGGCTGCATGGGCACTTTTCCCGGCGGCTCGTTCTGCCGGTTCTTctggtgacggaggaggaggaggcgtccCAGCTCCTCGCACCACGATGACAGAAGGGCTGGGAAGAGAGCAGAGGGGGGGAATATCAGTGCCGCCGGACACCTGTTAAAAATACCTGCAGAGGTAAAAACGGTCCTCCGATTCAAGCACTTCAAAAAGCAACAGAGTCTGGTGGCGAGGGGAGGAAAGCAGATGAAACGACAATTCCTGAATGGAAGGCCtttgagaaacagaaaaatgaacgCGAACTTGCAAAACAAGGGTGAATGgtttatgaaaataaatgagtatGACACATTACGGCAAACTGGGGAGTCCTGTGCTGAGCGAGGTGTTTCCAAAACACCCATGACTTCCCATGACGATGAACAACAGACATGTATGAATCCTACCAGGCACTCAAtggaatcatttatttaaaatcaacagcttaaaaacacaattaaatgtTTCAGTTATGCCTTTGTTCATGGCTCCTGGATTTAAATCTGTTATGTGATTTTAGGTTCGAGCCAACATAAAAAGCTCGCGGAATTATTTGTCTATCTGTTTAATCAGTCACTTTGAGGAGAGATTCTTTCCCCAGAGACAGATTTAATCCTCTACAGTAATTCCTTGAAGTTAGTATTTAACAAAAGGACGCTACTGCATGCTGCAACATAAAACATCCGCCTGTCACAGCTGCTCGCGGCCACTAGGGTTCACTCTGGGCCTGCTCATGGACTCCAGTCAACTCCCTCTACCTACTGCTTGGTTAGGTAGCTTACCACAGAGTATTTGATTGAATCGCATGCGTTTCATCTGCAGTGCATGTGTTTGTACCGTGCCAACTACAGAAAGACTCACTTTCCCCTCTTCTCTCAATCTCactccctttctttttttattttttttgcctcctTCTCGCCCGTCTTAGTGGCGTCATTCGGAGAGAGGGAATGTGGATTTAATCAAAGAGCACGGCAGCCACCTCCTCTTATGATTCACAGCACTTCCAGGGCTGAAGCAAGGAGCAGGAGGGGCGGGTGGGCGGGTGAAGCAGAGCGCTCGGCGATTTCAGCGACGGTTTGTGCAAAAAGCCACGTCAATATGACAGCAGACAGCGCAGGCTGTCCTCGCAGGCAGATCCACCCTGCTGCCACATGCAAGGATGGGCTGCCATGGCgtagattacacacacacacgcacacacacacacacacacacacacggaggaagAGATAAAAAAGGTGGAGTGAGTCAGTAAGCGAGGAGACATCAGGCTAATGGAGCTGATAGGAGGGAGGAACAAACAAAAGCTTCTGACTCCCATCACAAACATGGCAACCTAAAGCTCTGACCACACATGGCTGCTTGCAAACAGAGCGCAAGCTTAGTGACGTGCGCGCAAACACATCCACGAGCAGGAGAGACACCGCGCCGGGCTTGTAATAACACACAGATAGAGGTAAAATAAATAGGACACAAGATGTCCTCTGAGTGCGGCGAATTTCCGAGGACAAAACTGGAAATTTCTGCGtcgacacacaaacacacaccttctccTCTCAGAGCACTGCACCCCAAAAGGCACCTCCTATCCTTTCAtttgaacactgagcacaccaGCCTCGCTCTGTGTAAAGATGAGGGCTGGAATACAAAAGACATGTACAGATGGTGCCAGCAGTCTCCCtgcctctcgtctcctctcccctccctcctgctcctttAAAAGCAGCACGGGGCTCAAGCACAGAGGCAGCTGGGTTTTTCCTCCTTCCCACCCGCTCAtgctctcctctcccccccccctccctcctctacCTACTCCCCCTTTTCTCCCTCCTGTTCTTGGCAAGGCAGGTGCCAGGAGACAGACTGTGCTGTTCCTCCAGAGAATTGATCTGACTTTACCGCGGCTGTGCCTGTGGTTGACAGAAAAGGCCCTACTCAGGTGCACttcctctcaaaaaaaaaaaaaaaagaaaagaaaaagcccatCACACTTGCAGGTAGACGTACAGATTCGTTCAATTAAACCCAACGAGATCCAAGCATGGCTAATAGGCTTATGAGCGTCACGTCCATGTCAAAATGTCTCGCGGTGTTTTCGCAGCACCCTCCCGCTACTCAGACCCCCTTCTGATGGAGAGTTTTCAATTCGAGGGCCTGGCGACCAGCCAGCATGTTACAGCTCAATTAGGTTCCATTATTCTCCTCCAACAAGGGGTAACTTGCACTTCTTCTATGTTGATAAACATGTCTCCGCAATTTATCCCCTGGCTGCGCCGCGGCGAGGGCGTCTGGCTCGGTGGAAGGCATCCGCGTTTCGACATCGACCGCCGCAGGACAAAAAACAGCGGCGCTGACCGGAGGAATCACAAGGCATGAGCAATCACAGAGTAGAagaaggggggagaaaaaacaaaaagggagaAGGTGGAACCATCGCTGCCACTTAAAGAAGAATTATTCCACCCTACTATTAGATAAAGGGCTTATCGCCACACAAAATTACCACCTCCACTGTGCAGCGATCTGTTTAAAGGAGAGGCCCTGTCATTGACTCAGAGGATAAACTTCAGGTTTCACATGACAAGAGGAGGAACAGCCGAGCCGTTTACTCCTCACGGTGtctcattcctcctcctccttctacACCCAAACACTTCTCGGGACAGCGCCGATGATGAGCACAAAGGGATTACTGCCTCTTGTCTCTCCGCCTACAGATGGCCTTTCAATGGACCTGTCTGTTTCTCCCGGCTCTGGAGAGGATCGTCTCAGGTGTAGCGCTTCGCCATTTCTCAGTGAATCAAACTGGTGTTTTGTGCCACAAAGCATCTTTCTGCCATGTTTACACAGCTCTCCCTGGCGGCGATGAGTCTCTGTCTTCCATAAGGAGGGGAGGCTATCCTGTTTGCCTTGCAGAGAGTCCCCGGGGTCCGGCTGAGTCTGAGCCGTATTGATATTCCGGTGCTCAGCTGCCCGGCCTGATGGTCAACCATGGCGAGGGGCAGTAGGCGCATCTGCCGGGACGAGATGGGTGGTTCAGCGACGGGGCCCGCGGCTTCCAACTCCGCTCGCCGTCATAAAGCCCCGGGGAGACGTGACAAATGACACGGACTGCTTCCCTGACAGTTGCTCAATGCTCCTTCCAATGATAAtgctcccccccgccccaccttCCAccgcagcacaaacaggaggcagagagacgACGGCGCTGATCAAATGCTCTgattctgtttttgcttcacaCTCTGGGAGGTATAAGGCCTCCGGGCTAAGGGGGGGGTTACTTCACccgaaatatattaaaaatgcaGTTTACTTATCTACAATTTGGACTGTTTGTGTGGGGGATGTTTGGATTGAATAAGTCGAGGTGAATACATTTCTGTTCTGCTATTTAAAGGTAGATTTGTAAATTGAAAGATTGGCAGCTTGAGCCTCACTGGTGGTGATAAATGTTAAAGTAAGTAAGAAACAAGTTCACTGGTAAACAGCAGGACTACATTAAGCTGAAAATGACATTAATCTACAGTCCTTTGGGGATCGACTACAAGAGTAAAGAGACATTAAGGCAGCGTAATGTACTCCTTTTCAAAAACTGGTGACAGTCTCAAGCCTGGATAAATAGAAGTAAATGGATGGCTTACAACTCCTGccaaaacaaaatgttgatCACAGCAGTGATGGATATACTGGATCGGTCCAGGTCCATGTTAACAACTGCCTCCTGTGTTGAGAAGTTGATGATCCAGTGAGGAAACCGGTGATGGGGAAGAACCTCTTTCCTTTCAGTGTCTTTAAGCTGTGTCCACTTAAAGACGGTCATACACTGTCAATTAGACCACAAAGGAAAAACCACACTGATATTTTTATAGCAATACATCTTGTTTACTGTCGTGCATGTGCCGCAATCATCAGGAATAAAGGAGCAAATTTACTAAAACAAGCAGAAACTGCTGCATCATCTTCAACTAACCAGAGGAAAACTTTCTCAGATCGGCATGTTCTTGAGATTATCAGAAAGACTGTGTTCAGAGCACAGTGTGGAACATCTAAACGTCACGAGGCCGTTCCattcatgtctgtgttttcttgtttgtctGAATTTGGTTAGGTAACCAGCTAGAATCAGCCGGTAAATCCGGTATCTAATCTGTCTATCGGAGTCCAAAATGAGAAATTAAAGCTTGTAGAGTCAGTGGCACTTTTAGGGTTTGTTCTTTGAAAACTTGGTCAGCTCCAAGTAGATAAACGGTCCCAGTATGTGATTGTTCTCCAAGCATCACAGTAAAAATGACTGTGGTGCTTCAGGAAGAGGAACTGATAGCTGTAAGTCCGTATAACCACAATGGAAACTCCTACACTCGCCTCTCTCCAAACAATCCTTTCACTCGTTATCGCCTTCCTGCTCTCGcgccatttttcttttcattcactgGCAGGGCAGGAGGCGGCAGGTAAGGCGGATGCCAAGAGCTCTTATGATCCTtgtccgcccccctccccccactccCCGCTTTCACTCGGCTCTGTATCTAACAGACACCTGCTCCCTCGTCGGCCCTGGACTAACCCGCTGGCTTCGTCCCACACGGTTCGGTCACCAATGTCCGAACGCACGTACAGTACACAACCAGCAGTGCGTCCTCACTGATTCAACCGACAAACAGCAACAATGagctcaacattttttttttttttttgcagtaaacCTGTCATAAAGAATCATGACCCCCAAACGGCTTGTTTGAAGACATTTAGCCAGGAGGGCTGAAAGGAGAACAAAGAACATGAGCAAACTAACAAGAACGGCTCTAGTGGGCTGCACTCTTTCGTTTCTGAGGGAGCTCTATTCACATTTtgttcctccctccctcccgtctctgtctctgcccaGAAAAGGGTCTGAATGGACACAAGCCTCCTGCAGGCCAAAGTCAATTAAAATAAGAGAGAGTCGAGGGAGCCCCAGTATCCCTGGTTACTGAAGGCACCTAAGAGGCCATACAAAACACTCGGCAGAGAATTCCTCACTCATTAACCCTCATGGAAGTTTCCCAGAACTGTAAAGTGTTGGGGTTTTCCATTTGATTgtataagaagaagaagaaactacAGAAAAATATGTTGTTGCGCTGACGCTGTCTATGAAAGCCCGGTCGGCGCCAGGTTATCTTTCGTAAACTACAGGCAGGATCATAAATCATCTCCCACTCGGCTCGGCGTGCCCACGGTCACCGCGGAGCCGCGGACGCCCGGCTGGCAGCCGTCACGCCGCTCTTTGTCTCCTCACAGATGCCACAAATTATTCAACGATGCCAGTTTGATAATGAAACGGGAGCACCGTGTCTGTcacacaggttgtttttttcctccttttcccaCCAGTAATGATATATACAGACTCACTGTCAGAGTTTACAGGTGTACTGTCTTCACTCTTTGGTAAGAAACTCTCAAGTTGTCAAACTCAtttcttaattttttattttttttgcaatgattCAGAGAAGCTGATAAACAGATGAAGGGCTTCTTGAGGTGAGAACATGCGAAAGCTGTCACTGCTTGGTAGCATCGAATACTTAAGCTGCGGATTTCCCTGGCTGGAAAGCATCTTTtgtgaacaaacacaacacatttGCAGTTCAGCGATGCCACGGCGGCTGCACTGCGGATCAACATTATGAGTGCTAACAGTTATAAAACAGCCTATGTAGGCCAGACAACTGCCTTCTGTCTGCACCTTCATctttgtctgcagcttttttttttctttttttcttcttacattATTTCCTGTGCCGCTCTCTCTCCGGGAAGTCAGTGATATTGGAGTCTTGTCAATGAGTACTTAGGCCCGTTGCCTCACGGGGAGCCAGACTTGCTGGCGAGGTTTTATGGCCCATTTCAGAGCTGCCCCGGCTTAAATACAGCCTCCTGCTGGCCACATGGCCGCAATGTCGTGCCATGTCCATCCGGCGAGCGtgaaggaagggggggggggccggcTGGACCCGGGCCAAAAAAGGTTTTACTGAGGCCACAAGCATATGTGGCCATGTGGAGGCAAGCAGgacaaggagaaaaagaaaataccaCAAATTTGCTGATTTTGGGTTACTGTTCTGACATCCTGCCTTCTTTAACTTAACACCCATGCTGCTGTAACAAGTTATTCGCACAATAggatgaaaatatcaaaaaggGCCAGATTTGTGATACAAGTGTCTCCCTACACGAAGGAAAATGCTTAAAACCTGAGTAAAAATCAGAAATGCAAAAGATAAGACATTTATCTCTCAATAAAATCGGTGATTATAATATATGTattgaaataaatctgtttagGACAAACTGAATACCAACTGCACCAGGATGCGATGCATGCTTCAATCCCGAGGTGATTTATGCAGATCTCATCACGGTGACGGTCATG
This genomic window contains:
- the LOC115392805 gene encoding zinc finger MIZ domain-containing protein 1-like isoform X2, whose amino-acid sequence is MNSIPSMDRHIQQTNDRLQCIKQHLQNPANFQTAATELLDWCGDPRAFQRPFEQSLMGCLTVVSRVAAQQGFDLDLGYRLLAVCAANRDKFTPKSAALLSSWCEELGRLLLLRHQKNRQNEPPGKVPMQPPMSSMKPGLSHGDGSFPYDSVPWQQNTNQPPGSVSVVTTVWGVTNTSQSQVLGNPMANSNNPMNPGGNPMGSGMSGNNPGMNSGQFPGPQQQFPNKGNSNQSYIQQGMYGRPNYPGGGGFGGNYPGGPNAGPGGMGIPPHSRPPSDFTQPAAAAAAAAVAAAAATATATATATVAALQETQNKDMNQYGPMSSSFQMGPNQAYNSQFMNQPGPRGPPSLPGNMGTGMNASNMSGPPMGMNQPRGQGMGPFGAHSQRMPQQGYAGPRPQGMGMQGMKRPYPGEPNYGGQQYGPNSQFPNQQGQYPTPNASRPLPSPNYPGQRMPGQQLQGQYPPPSGAMGQYYKQEPPFNGQTNNFSGSGYQYSQGNMNGPPRPVGNYPHSPVPGNPTPPMTPGSNIPPYLSPNQDVKPPFPPDIKPNITALPPPPANHNEELRLTFPVRDGVVLEPFRLEHNLAVSNHVFHLRPSVHQTLMWRSDLELQFKCYHHEDRQMNTNWPASVQVSVNATPLTIERGDNKTSHKPLHLKHVCQPGRNTIQITVTACCCSHLFVLQLVHRPSVRSVLQGLLKKRLLPAEHCITKVKRNFSSVAASSGNATLNGEDGVEQTAIKVSLKCPITFRRIQLPARGHDCKHVQCFDLESYLQLNCERGTWRCPVCNKTALLEGLEVDQYMWGILNAIQNSEFEEVTIDPTCSWRPVAIKSDIHIKEDPDGPLAKRFKMMSPSQMIMPNVMEMIAQLGPGPSPYPSLPSGQGGNNSEYGSQGNSYQGHGNFDFPHGAPGGTSMNDFMHGPQLSHPPDLPGGLMPQDKPLSHNMPDSIPHSAGGDPSHGPMQQSLHASPHPGSQSGQQLHHSGPPQPSRQAAPPPPPPPPQQQQQQQQQQQQQPQQQQQQPGPNSHPHSDLAFNPSSSLDSQAGSDMPEPSLDLLPELANPDELLSYLDPPDLPSNSNDDLLSLFENN
- the LOC115392805 gene encoding zinc finger MIZ domain-containing protein 1-like isoform X1; this encodes MNSIPSMDRHIQQTNDRLQCIKQHLQNPANFQTAATELLDWCGDPRAFQRPFEQSLMGCLTVVSRVAAQQGFDLDLGYRLLAVCAANRDKFTPKSAETNCCRRCQSDSALLSSWCEELGRLLLLRHQKNRQNEPPGKVPMQPPMSSMKPGLSHGDGSFPYDSVPWQQNTNQPPGSVSVVTTVWGVTNTSQSQVLGNPMANSNNPMNPGGNPMGSGMSGNNPGMNSGQFPGPQQQFPNKGNSNQSYIQQGMYGRPNYPGGGGFGGNYPGGPNAGPGGMGIPPHSRPPSDFTQPAAAAAAAAVAAAAATATATATATVAALQETQNKDMNQYGPMSSSFQMGPNQAYNSQFMNQPGPRGPPSLPGNMGTGMNASNMSGPPMGMNQPRGQGMGPFGAHSQRMPQQGYAGPRPQGMGMQGMKRPYPGEPNYGGQQYGPNSQFPNQQGQYPTPNASRPLPSPNYPGQRMPGQQLQGQYPPPSGAMGQYYKQEPPFNGQTNNFSGSGYQYSQGNMNGPPRPVGNYPHSPVPGNPTPPMTPGSNIPPYLSPNQDVKPPFPPDIKPNITALPPPPANHNEELRLTFPVRDGVVLEPFRLEHNLAVSNHVFHLRPSVHQTLMWRSDLELQFKCYHHEDRQMNTNWPASVQVSVNATPLTIERGDNKTSHKPLHLKHVCQPGRNTIQITVTACCCSHLFVLQLVHRPSVRSVLQGLLKKRLLPAEHCITKVKRNFSSVAASSGNATLNGEDGVEQTAIKVSLKCPITFRRIQLPARGHDCKHVQCFDLESYLQLNCERGTWRCPVCNKTALLEGLEVDQYMWGILNAIQNSEFEEVTIDPTCSWRPVAIKSDIHIKEDPDGPLAKRFKMMSPSQMIMPNVMEMIAQLGPGPSPYPSLPSGQGGNNSEYGSQGNSYQGHGNFDFPHGAPGGTSMNDFMHGPQLSHPPDLPGGLMPQDKPLSHNMPDSIPHSAGGDPSHGPMQQSLHASPHPGSQSGQQLHHSGPPQPSRQAAPPPPPPPPQQQQQQQQQQQQQPQQQQQQPGPNSHPHSDLAFNPSSSLDSQAGSDMPEPSLDLLPELANPDELLSYLDPPDLPSNSNDDLLSLFENN
- the LOC115392805 gene encoding zinc finger MIZ domain-containing protein 1-like isoform X3 translates to MQPPMSSMKPGLSHGDGSFPYDSVPWQQNTNQPPGSVSVVTTVWGVTNTSQSQVLGNPMANSNNPMNPGGNPMGSGMSGNNPGMNSGQFPGPQQQFPNKGNSNQSYIQQGMYGRPNYPGGGGFGGNYPGGPNAGPGGMGIPPHSRPPSDFTQPAAAAAAAAVAAAAATATATATATVAALQETQNKDMNQYGPMSSSFQMGPNQAYNSQFMNQPGPRGPPSLPGNMGTGMNASNMSGPPMGMNQPRGQGMGPFGAHSQRMPQQGYAGPRPQGMGMQGMKRPYPGEPNYGGQQYGPNSQFPNQQGQYPTPNASRPLPSPNYPGQRMPGQQLQGQYPPPSGAMGQYYKQEPPFNGQTNNFSGSGYQYSQGNMNGPPRPVGNYPHSPVPGNPTPPMTPGSNIPPYLSPNQDVKPPFPPDIKPNITALPPPPANHNEELRLTFPVRDGVVLEPFRLEHNLAVSNHVFHLRPSVHQTLMWRSDLELQFKCYHHEDRQMNTNWPASVQVSVNATPLTIERGDNKTSHKPLHLKHVCQPGRNTIQITVTACCCSHLFVLQLVHRPSVRSVLQGLLKKRLLPAEHCITKVKRNFSSVAASSGNATLNGEDGVEQTAIKVSLKCPITFRRIQLPARGHDCKHVQCFDLESYLQLNCERGTWRCPVCNKTALLEGLEVDQYMWGILNAIQNSEFEEVTIDPTCSWRPVAIKSDIHIKEDPDGPLAKRFKMMSPSQMIMPNVMEMIAQLGPGPSPYPSLPSGQGGNNSEYGSQGNSYQGHGNFDFPHGAPGGTSMNDFMHGPQLSHPPDLPGGLMPQDKPLSHNMPDSIPHSAGGDPSHGPMQQSLHASPHPGSQSGQQLHHSGPPQPSRQAAPPPPPPPPQQQQQQQQQQQQQPQQQQQQPGPNSHPHSDLAFNPSSSLDSQAGSDMPEPSLDLLPELANPDELLSYLDPPDLPSNSNDDLLSLFENN